Proteins encoded by one window of Akkermansia muciniphila ATCC BAA-835:
- a CDS encoding phosphoglycerate kinase has protein sequence MAKLTVRDLDAKGKEVLMRVDFNVPLKDGEITNDARIVAALPTIKFLLDQGARLVLTSHLGRPKNEPDPAFSLKPVAARLSELLGKDVKFVSAAIGPEAEAARAAMKDGDVVLLENVRFYPGEKKNDPEFAKSLLGNATLFVNDAFGTAHRAHASTEGVTHFAEKSAMGFLIERELEYLEGKLENPEKPFVVIMGGAKVSDKIEVLSKLMEKADTFLIGGAMANTFLAAEGYDLGASKIEGDKLDLAREILAAAKAKGVKFLLPADVRVAMKFEDGAETFCTAPFAEGGKVPEGGMAIDIGDKAIEEFSAIIKDAKTVLWNGPMGVFEMDCFAKGTKEVAEALADSTAISIVGGGDSVTAAKKFKVQDKLSFCSTGGGASLELLEGKVLPGVGALTDKCCCGK, from the coding sequence ATGGCTAAACTTACTGTTCGCGACCTTGACGCCAAGGGAAAGGAAGTCCTCATGCGCGTGGATTTCAACGTCCCTCTCAAGGATGGGGAAATTACCAATGACGCCCGCATTGTGGCTGCTCTCCCCACCATCAAGTTCCTGCTGGACCAGGGCGCACGCCTCGTCCTTACCTCTCATTTGGGCCGTCCCAAAAACGAACCCGATCCCGCTTTTTCCCTGAAACCCGTTGCCGCCCGCCTTTCCGAATTGCTCGGCAAGGACGTGAAATTCGTTTCCGCCGCCATTGGCCCGGAAGCGGAAGCCGCCCGCGCCGCCATGAAGGACGGTGATGTGGTTCTGCTGGAAAATGTCCGTTTTTATCCTGGTGAAAAGAAGAACGATCCGGAGTTCGCCAAGTCCCTGCTGGGCAATGCCACGCTGTTCGTGAACGACGCATTCGGCACGGCCCACCGTGCTCACGCTTCCACGGAAGGCGTGACGCATTTTGCGGAAAAGAGCGCCATGGGCTTCCTGATTGAACGTGAACTGGAATACCTGGAAGGCAAGCTGGAAAACCCGGAAAAACCCTTTGTGGTGATTATGGGCGGCGCCAAGGTGTCCGACAAGATTGAAGTGCTTTCCAAACTGATGGAGAAAGCTGATACGTTCCTGATTGGCGGCGCCATGGCCAATACGTTTCTGGCGGCTGAAGGGTATGACCTGGGCGCTTCCAAGATTGAAGGAGACAAGCTGGATCTGGCCCGGGAAATTCTGGCGGCGGCCAAGGCCAAGGGCGTGAAATTCCTGCTTCCTGCAGATGTGCGCGTAGCCATGAAATTTGAAGACGGTGCCGAAACCTTCTGCACGGCTCCTTTCGCTGAAGGCGGCAAGGTGCCGGAAGGCGGCATGGCCATCGACATCGGCGACAAAGCCATTGAAGAGTTCTCCGCCATCATCAAGGATGCCAAGACCGTTCTGTGGAACGGCCCGATGGGCGTATTTGAAATGGACTGCTTCGCCAAGGGAACCAAGGAAGTCGCGGAAGCCCTGGCGGATTCCACCGCCATTTCCATTGTAGGCGGCGGTGATTCCGTGACGGCAGCCAAGAAATTCAAGGTGCAGGATAAGCTTTCCTTCTGTTCCACGGGCGGCGGCGCTTCCCTGGAACTGCTGGAAGGCAAGGTTCTTCCCGGTGTGGGGGCCTTGACCGACAAGTGCTGCTGCGGCAAGTAA